A single window of Haliotis asinina isolate JCU_RB_2024 chromosome 5, JCU_Hal_asi_v2, whole genome shotgun sequence DNA harbors:
- the LOC137284980 gene encoding dehydrogenase/reductase SDR family member 11-like isoform X3, with protein MERWSGHVALVTGASVGIGAGLVKALVKHGMKVVGCARNIDKIQTLAAELKNEPGMVKAVRCDVSKEEDVLAMFQTIKADPDLGGVDVCINNAGLAHNELLLTGSTPQWREMVDVNILGLCMCTREAFKSMQERKVDDGHIILLNSISGHQVRGNSAYHFYSATKFAVTGIAEGLRQELRELKSGIRVTSISPGLVETEFSYRMMKDDGKAKEIYSSIPCLQVDDIMNTVIFTLQSPKHMEINDVLIRPTAQSS; from the exons ATGGAGCGTTGGTCGGGACATGTAGCTCTAGTGACAGGGGCCTCGGTCGGTATCGGGGCGGGGCTGGTCAAGGCACTGGTCAAGCATGGCATGAAGGTGGTGGGCTGTGCAAGAAACATCGACAAAATACAG ACACTAGCTGCTGAACTGAAGAATGAACCTGGCATGGTCAAGGCAGTTCGTTGTGATGTATCCAAGGAAGAAGATGTATTGGCAATGTTCCAGACGATCAAGGCCGACCCTGACCTTGGCGGAGTGGATGTGTGCATCAACAATGCAGGTCTGGCCCATAACGAACTCCTGTTGACAGGAAGTACACCCCAGTGGAGGGAAATGGTGGAT GTGAATATTCTTGGCCTGTGCATGTGCACCAGAGAGGCCTTCAAGTCCATGCAGGAGAGGAAGGTGGATGATGGCCACATCATCCTGCTCAACAG TATCTCGGGTCATCAAGTCAGAGGGAACAGTGCTTATCACTTCTATTCTGCCACAAAGTTTGCTGTAACTGGAATAGCTGAAGGCCTCCGACAAGAGTTGAGAGAGTTGAAAAGCGGGATCCGTGTAACG TCAATAAGCCCAGGTCTGGTGGAGACAGAGTTCAGCTATCGCATGATGAAAGATGATGGAAAAGCTAAGGAAATTTACAGCTCGATTCCG TGTCTGCAGGTagatgacatcatgaacactgtGATATTTACACTGCAGTCTCCGAAGCACATGGAG
- the LOC137284982 gene encoding dehydrogenase/reductase SDR family member 11-like yields MQRWSGRVALVTGASAGIGAGLVKALVKHGMKVVGCARNIVKIQELAAELKNEPGMVKAVRCDVSKEEDVLAMFQTIKADPDLGGVDVCINNAGLVYGDPLLTGSTQGWKQMLEVNILGLCMCTREAFRSMQERKVDDGHIILLNSVLGKTVGPVKASHFYGATKFAVSAIHEGLIKELKEINSGIKVTSVSPGLVRTEILYRMKSADVNPEVMYQGALDVEDIAAVVIFALGTPPNVQIHDVTVKPINSLL; encoded by the exons ATGCAGCGGTGGTCGGGACGTGTAGCTCTTGTGACAGGGGCCTCGGCTGGTATCGGTGCGGGGCTGGTCAAGGCACTGGTCAAGCATGGCATGAAGGTGGTGGGCTGTGCAAGAAACATCGTCAAAATACAG GAACTAGCTGCTGAGCTAAAGAATGAACCTGGCATGGTCAAGGCAGTTCGTTGTGATGTATCCAAGGAAGAAGATGTCTTGGCAATGTTCCAGACGATCAAGGCTGACCCTGACCTTGGAGGGGTGGACGTGTGCATCAACAACGCGGGTCTGGTCTATGGCGACCCCCTGTTGACAGGAAGCACCCAGGGATGGAAGCAAATGCTAGAG GTGAACATCCTTGGTCTGTGCATGTGCACCAGAGAGGCCTTCAGGTCCATGCAGGAGAGGAAGGTGGATGATGGACACATCATCTTGCTTAACAG TGTGCTTGGGAAAACTGTGGGGCCGGTAAAGGCAAGTCACTTTTACGGGGCTACGAAATTTGCTGTCTCAGCTATTCATGAAGGTCTAATCAAAGAATTGAAGGAAATCAACAGTGGAATCAAAGTGACG TCTGTGTCCCCCGGGTTAGTGAGGACTGAGATCCTGTATCGAATGAAGTCGGCCGATGTGAATCCTGAAGTTATGTACCAAGGG GCTCTGGATGTTGAAGACATCGCTGCGGTTGTGATCTTTGCCCTCGGGACTCCACCTAATGTACAG ATACACGATGTCACAGTAAAACCAATAAACTCACTCTTGTGA
- the LOC137284980 gene encoding dehydrogenase/reductase SDR family member 11-like isoform X2, producing the protein MERWSGHVALVTGASVGIGAGLVKALVKHGMKVVGCARNIDKIQTLAAELKNEPGMVKAVRCDVSKEEDVLAMFQTIKADPDLGGVDVCINNAGLAHNELLLTGSTPQWREMVDVNILGLCMCTREAFKSMQERKVDDGHIILLNSISGHQVRGNSAYHFYSATKFAVTGIAEGLRQELRELKSGIRVTSISPGLVETEFSYRMMKDDGKAKEIYSSIPCLQVDDIMNTVIFTLQSPKHMEINDIIMRPTAQCS; encoded by the exons ATGGAGCGTTGGTCGGGACATGTAGCTCTAGTGACAGGGGCCTCGGTCGGTATCGGGGCGGGGCTGGTCAAGGCACTGGTCAAGCATGGCATGAAGGTGGTGGGCTGTGCAAGAAACATCGACAAAATACAG ACACTAGCTGCTGAACTGAAGAATGAACCTGGCATGGTCAAGGCAGTTCGTTGTGATGTATCCAAGGAAGAAGATGTATTGGCAATGTTCCAGACGATCAAGGCCGACCCTGACCTTGGCGGAGTGGATGTGTGCATCAACAATGCAGGTCTGGCCCATAACGAACTCCTGTTGACAGGAAGTACACCCCAGTGGAGGGAAATGGTGGAT GTGAATATTCTTGGCCTGTGCATGTGCACCAGAGAGGCCTTCAAGTCCATGCAGGAGAGGAAGGTGGATGATGGCCACATCATCCTGCTCAACAG TATCTCGGGTCATCAAGTCAGAGGGAACAGTGCTTATCACTTCTATTCTGCCACAAAGTTTGCTGTAACTGGAATAGCTGAAGGCCTCCGACAAGAGTTGAGAGAGTTGAAAAGCGGGATCCGTGTAACG TCAATAAGCCCAGGTCTGGTGGAGACAGAGTTCAGCTATCGCATGATGAAAGATGATGGAAAAGCTAAGGAAATTTACAGCTCGATTCCG TGTCTGCAGGTagatgacatcatgaacactgtGATATTTACACTGCAGTCTCCGAAGCACATGGAG